The Vibrio sp. 16 genome segment TTACACCAAGGGCAAAAAGCTCGGCTACATTCAGGTGCGCATCGATATTATGGTTGCAGCGGAAACCGACTTGGCCATTATTGAGTTGCACCAACCTCTGATTCGAGATGCCGTCATTGAGCTATTGGGTCAACAGTCAGAAGACACCATCACTTCGCTCGCCGGTCGTGAAGATTTACGTAAATCGTTAGTCGAGCAGCTAAACTCCATCCTACTGCCTGAAACGGGGAAAACGGTCATCGCAGACCTTCTCTTTACCAAGTATCTCTATCAGTAGCGAGCGAGTCAAAAGACGATAAAAAAGCGGCTAACTGCCGCTTTTTTGATGTTTGTTGTAACGCTCTGCATCCAGTAATCCGATTGCTAC includes the following:
- a CDS encoding flagellar basal body-associated protein FliL, coding for MIKRYLAQIFVAWTLLISLPTLAEEEGVPKLAYFTLEPDLTTNFYTKGKKLGYIQVRIDIMVAAETDLAIIELHQPLIRDAVIELLGQQSEDTITSLAGREDLRKSLVEQLNSILLPETGKTVIADLLFTKYLYQ